CGCCCCGGTTCCCGACGCCGCGCCGGAGTTCGTCAAGAAGGTGCTCGGCCCGATGATCGCCGGCGAGGGCGATTCCCTGCCGGTCAGCGCGATGCCGATCGACGGAACCTTCCCCAGCGGCACCACGCAGTGGGAAAAACGCAACATCACCCTCGAGATCCCGGTTTGGGATCCGTCGATCTGCATTCAATGCGGCAAGTGCTCGCTGGTCTGCCCGCACGCGGTGATCCGCCAGAAGACCTATGCCCCGGACCTGCTGGCCAAGGCGCCCAAGTCGTTCAAGAGCGTCGACGCCAAGTTCAAGGAATTCCCCGGCTCCAAGTTCACGATCCAGGTTTCCCCGGAGGACTGCACCGGCTGCGGGCTGTGCGTCGAAGTCTGCCCGGCCAAGGACAAGACCAATCCCGCCCGCAAGGCGCTGAACATGGCCGAACAGCCGCCCCTGCGCGAGCAGGAAAACGCCAATTGGAACTTCTTCCTCGGCCTGCCGGAACCCGACCGGACGGCCTTCTCGCCCGCGACCGTTAAGAACCTGGCCCAGCTCCAGCCGTTGTTCGAGTTTTCCGGCGCGTGCGCCGGCTGCGGCGAGACGCCTTACGTCAAGATGGTCTCGCAACTGTTCGGCGACAGGATGATCGTCGCCAACGCCACCGGCTGTTCTTCGATCTACGGCGGCAACCTGCCCACCACGCCGTGGACCTTCAACAAGGAAGGCCGCGGCCCGGCTTGGTCAAACTCGCTGTTCGAAGACAACGCCGAATTCGGCTTGGGCATGCGGCTGACGATCGACAAACAGAATGAATACGCCCGCGAGCTGCTGCCGCAGTTGGCCTCGGTCCTCGGCGACGATCTGGTCAAGGGATTGCTGGAAGCTGACCAGAAGGACGAAGCGGGGATCCGCGCCCAGCGCGAACGGGTGGCGCAGCTGAAGAAGAAGCTGGAAAAAGCGGCCGACCCGAAGGCCAAGGATCTGCTCAGCCTGGCCGATTTCCTGGTCAAGAAGAGCGTCTGGATCATGGGCGGCGACGGCTGGGCCTACGACATCGGCTACGGCGGGCTGGACCACGTCCTGGCTTCTGGCCGCGACGTAAACATCCTGGTCCTCGACACCGAGGTGTATTCCAACACCGGCGGCCAGGCTTCCAAAGCCACGCCGCTCGCGGCGGTGGCCAAGTTCGCCTCGCGCGGCAAGCCGGTGGGCAAGAAGGACCTAGCGCTGATGGCGATGTCGTACGGCAACGTCTATGTGGCGCGGGTGGCCTTCGGCGCCAACGACCAGCACACCCTGAAATCGATCCTCGAAGCCGAAGCCTACGACGGTCCGTCGCTGATCATCGCCTACAGCCACTGCATCAACCACGGCATCGACATGCGCAAGGGACTGGATCAGCAGAAGCTGGCGGTGCAATCCGGCGCCTGGCCGCTGCTGCGCTACAATCCGGCGCTGGCGGCGGAGGGCAAGAATCCGCTGATCCTGGATTCGAAGGATCCGACCGTCCCGCTCGACCAGTACGCCTACAACGAAACGCGCTATAAGATGCTGGTCCAGAGCGACGAGGCGCGGGCCGAGATGCTGATGGCCAAGGCCAAGAAGTTTGCCGTCCAGCGCTGGGAGTTCTACAAACAGATGGCGGCGGCGCAGGCTCCGGGGGAGCAACCGCCGAAGAGCTGAAAAACCAACCGGATGTCCTCCCGCCCCCCCACTGGGGGGTTCGGGAGGACATCCGCAGTACGTCATTCCGAGGCCGCGTCGGCGGCCGTGAAATCGGCGGCGCGTGGACGGCGGATAAGGACGCACCATAAAGCGTCACCGATCCCTCGCCCCTTCCGGGGCTCGGGATGACGTCCGCACAGGACCGATCCCCCGCCCCGGCAGGGCTCAGCATGAGACCCTCCTCGAAAGGAGTCCCGCATGACCGATCTTTCCACGACCTACCTCGGCCTGAAGTTGAAAAACCCCCTCGTCGCCGCCTCGTCCCCCTTTTCCAAGAAAACCGATACGATCCGCCGCATGGAAGACGCCGGGCTTTCGGCCGTGGTGATGCACTCGCTGTTCGAGGAACAGATCAACCATGAAAGCAATGCGCTGGACCATTTCCTCAACTACGGCACGGAATCCTTCGCCGAAGCGCTCACCTACTTTCCGGACCTGGAACATTACAACCTCAATCCGGACGCCTATCTCGAATCGATCCGCCGGGCGCGCGAAGCGGTGCAGATTCCGGTCATCGCCTCGCTCAACGGGATCACCAGCGGCGGATGGGTGGATTACGCCCAGCGGATCGAGCAGGCCGGCGCCTCGGCCCTCGAGTTGAACCTGTATTACCTGCCCACCGATCCGAACCTGAGCGGGGCGGAACTCGAGGAGGAATACGTCCGCTTGGTGCGCGACGTCGCCGCCAAAGTGAAGATTCCGCTGGCGGTCAAGCTAAGCCCGTTCTTCACCGCCTTGCCGCAGATCGGGAGGCGGATGGCCGAAGCCGGCGCCGGCGGCCTAGTGCTCTTCAACCGGTTCTACCAGCCGGACCTCGACCTGGAAAACCTTGAGGTTAAGCCGCAGCTTGTGCTGAGCACGTCGGAGGATCTGCGCCTGCCGCTGCGTTGGATTGCTATCCTCTATGGGCGCGTGAAGGCGGATTTCGCGCTCTCAAGCGGAGTCCACGCCGGGACGGACCTGATCAAGGCCGTCATGGCCGGCGCCAGCGTGGCAATGACCGCCTCGGCGCTGGTGCGGAACGGGCTTACCCACGCGGGGAAGATCCTCAAGGAAGCGGAAGCGTGGATGACCGAGCGCGAATACGCCTCGGTCCGGCAGATGCAGGGCAGCCTGAGCCAGAAATCGGTGGCCGAGCCGGCCGCCTTCGAGCGCGCCAATTACATGAAGGCTTTGCAGACGTACGACGACCGGATGCCGCGCTGAGGGCACTCTCGCCCCGGATCAGACCAGCGCGGCCTTGAAGGCCGCTCCTTTCCGGTTTCAGTCCTGTATCGGGCGCGAAATCACGCCGACACCTACTTCGGCTGGAAGCCCACACCCGCTCGACACCTGACAGGTCTTCCGACCTGTCAGGTGTCGAGTTCCTGTACAATCACCCCATGCGCATCCTGCTGATGACTTACGGCACGCGCGGCGACGTGGAACCTTTCCTGGCGCTGGCGCAGGGATTCCTCAAAGCCGGACATTCCGCGCGCCTGGCCGCCCCGGAATCGTTTGCGCATCTTGCGGCGGGGAGCGGCGTCGAGTACGTCCCGCTGCCCGGCGACCCGGCGCGGCTCGCGGCGGCGATGGCCCGGCAGGCGGGCGCAAACCCGCTGCGGATGATCGGCGTGATGTCGCGCTTTGTCTTCCCGCTGGCGGCCGAAGTCTATGCCCGGCTGCGGGAAGCCGCGCCGGGCGCGGAGGCGGTCGTGCACTCGTTTCTTTTCACCCACGCCGGCTACGAGCTCGCGCGGTCGCTTGGCGTGCCGGATTTCTCCGCCCAGATGTTCCCGATGTTCGCCCCGACCGCAGCCTTCGCCGCGCCGGGCTTTCCGGACCGGCCGCTGCCCGGCCCGATCCGCAAGCTGACGCACACACTCTTCAATAATATTTTCCGCCGCGGCGGCGGAATGCTGTACAACCTTGTCCGCCGCAACCGGCCGGAGCTTCCGCCGCTCACCGGCTGGCCTTTCGAGAGCACGGCGGATCGGATTACCCCGCTGTTGTTCGGTTTCAGCGGACACGTCGTCCCGCGTCCGGCGGATTGGCCGGCTTGGGCGCGGATTACCGGATACTGGCAGTTGGATCCGCCGCGGGATGCGGAGATCGCCGGCGGATTGCGGCGCTTCATCGAAACCGGTACGCCTCCGGTTTTCATTGGCTTCGGCAGTTATTCCTCGCAGGATGCAGACCGCCTCACGAAAATTGCGCGCGAAGCGCTCAGGCTTACCGGCCAACGCGGAATCTTGTCCACCGGGGAGCCCTCTCCCCCGGCCGAAGAACAGCCTGGAGACATTCTCACCGTCGGATCGATCTCCTATAGTTGGCTCTTCCCGCGGATGGGCCCGGTCGTGCATCACGGCGGCGCGGGCACGACCGGCGCCGGGTTGCGCGCGGGCGTTCCCAACATCGTGATCCCCTTCACCGCGGACCAGCCGTTTTGGGCCGGGCGCGTGCGCGCGCTGGGCGCCGGGCCGGAGCCGATCCCGCTGCGGAAGCTGACTGCCGCGCGGCTCGCCGCGGCGATCGACCGCGCGCTCACCGACGGGGCGATGTGCGAGCGCTGCCGCGAAATCGGGAAAAAGATCGACGGCGAAGACGGGGTGGCAAAGGCGGTGGAGAGGATCACTTCCTAGGAAAACCGATCTGGAAAGAGGCGTTCGGCGAAGAATTGTAATGGGTTAAGGAAGTCAAGTACCGCCGGAGGCGGCGGCCCCGTCTTGGATCCCGACGGGGCAGGCTTTGGCATGCGGCGCCTGGAAGTTGCGTTCCCGCCGGTTCTATTTGCTCGAACCACTCCCCCAATAGAGAGACGTTCTCCCCGGTCTCCCTCCCCCCAAGTTCACTTCCCCCTATTCCTTCGGAATGGGGGGATCAGGACCGTACCCGGCGGCGGAGAAACTCAGGGGGGGAGTGAAATCGACCCGGATGCGGAGGATCGTAAACATCTTCCCGAATCCATCGCGCTCAATGCATCCGCTAGGATAGGATTCGATTTTTCCTCCATCACAGAATTGCCCACTCCGACGGCAGAACCTTTTCAAGGTGCTCACTTTCATAGGCGGTGGTTTTAAAAGCGCATAAATAATGGGCGGGGAACCGCATTCTGCGCATTCCCCGTCCGTCTTCTGATTACGACTCGCCTCCGATTCCCATCAAGGATTACCGGTTTTCGGCTTCGGCCCGGTGTAGTACGGCAATTCCACCGGATTTCCTTCTGCGCCTTTGTAATACGCCTGAGGCGGACAGGGCGAACCGTCCGCCGTATTCACCGTCTGGATAACCGGCTGGGAGGGAAGCGGTTTGCCGTCCGCGTCCACCACCACCGGCTTCCCGTCCGCGCCGACGTAGATCGAACAGCCGTCCAGCGGCGCCGAATAGGCGGATACGGAAACCGGATTCTCTTCCCCGCCCTGGTAATAGATCTTCGGCTCGCAGGGCTGGCCATTCTCATCCACCGTCCGGATGATCGGCTGGGAAGCGAGCGGCACGCCGTTGGCGTCCACCACCACCGGTTTGCCGTCCGCGCCGGTGTGCAGGTGACAATTCTCCAGATTTTCGGAATAGTACGACATCCCGACCGGTTCGGCTTCGAAGCCCTGGTAAAACACCTTCGGCTCGCAGGAAGATCCGTCCGGGTTCGTCGTCTGGATGACCGGCTGGACCGCGAGCGGCTTACCGGACGCGTCCACCACCACCGGCTTCCCGTCCGCGCCGACATGCACCGAACACCCGTCCAGGATGTTTCCGGAATAGTACTTCAGCGCATATCCATTTTTTCCAGAGCTGTCGAGGGAGATTGTCGGATTCAGAAGGGTTCCGCTTTCATCCTTAAGTTGAATGTGCGGCTGAAGGGCTTTCGGATTGCCGTCCGCATCGACGAGGACCGCTTTTCCATCCGCCCCGACGAGGATGGAACAGCCCTGAAGGTAAAGGCCGGCGTCCAAAAAGGTGAACTCCTGCAGTTCGACCGGCTTTTGGTCGGAGCCGGGATAGTACACCTTCGGCGCGCAGGGCGAGCCGTCCTCCGGATTGGTCATCTGGACGACCGGCTGGAGAGGCAACGGATTTCCATTCATGTCGACGACGATCGGTTTGCCGTCCGAATCGATGAATATCGAACAGTTATCCAGAGAATCGCTGTAGTACGGCAATTCCACTCCGTCGGCGCTGCCCGGATAAAAAACCGTCGGATCGCAGGGGGAGCCGTCGGCCGGATTGACCGTTTGCACCTGAGGCGGGGATTCCACCGGGTTGCCGTCGGCGTCGACGACAATCATCTTTCCGTCCGGCCCGATGGCGAGATACCAATCCGGCGGAGGAGTCCACTCCCCGCCTTCCCCCGCGCCCGCCTCGCCGGCGGGCGTCGTTTCCGCTCCGGCGTCCTCCTCGCCGGCGGTCCCCTCTCCTGCTTCCGGCAAGGGAGCAGGATTCTCCTGACCGGGGAGGGTTATGGGAGTCGCCTCCATTTTTTCGCCGGCCGACTCCACCGCCGTCCGATCACCGAATTTCACGACGGTTTCCGGCCCCGCACCGCGGACCGCCTGCACATCCGGCAGGTTGATCGGCGTAGCCTTGTCCCCCTCAGGGCTTCCGGTTATCGATTCCGCCTGGTCCAGATCCCCGCGGACGGCCGGAGGTTCCAACGAAGTCGGCGCTGGAATCGGGACCGGCAGGCTGCTGCCTTCTTCGGCCGCCGTCGATCTCGGCGAGGGGATCGGGAGCGGCAGGCTGCCGGCTTTTTCCACTCCCGGCGAGGGAAGCGGCAC
The genomic region above belongs to Anaerolineales bacterium and contains:
- a CDS encoding dihydroorotate dehydrogenase-like protein; this encodes MTDLSTTYLGLKLKNPLVAASSPFSKKTDTIRRMEDAGLSAVVMHSLFEEQINHESNALDHFLNYGTESFAEALTYFPDLEHYNLNPDAYLESIRRAREAVQIPVIASLNGITSGGWVDYAQRIEQAGASALELNLYYLPTDPNLSGAELEEEYVRLVRDVAAKVKIPLAVKLSPFFTALPQIGRRMAEAGAGGLVLFNRFYQPDLDLENLEVKPQLVLSTSEDLRLPLRWIAILYGRVKADFALSSGVHAGTDLIKAVMAGASVAMTASALVRNGLTHAGKILKEAEAWMTEREYASVRQMQGSLSQKSVAEPAAFERANYMKALQTYDDRMPR
- a CDS encoding glycosyltransferase family 1 protein; this encodes MRILLMTYGTRGDVEPFLALAQGFLKAGHSARLAAPESFAHLAAGSGVEYVPLPGDPARLAAAMARQAGANPLRMIGVMSRFVFPLAAEVYARLREAAPGAEAVVHSFLFTHAGYELARSLGVPDFSAQMFPMFAPTAAFAAPGFPDRPLPGPIRKLTHTLFNNIFRRGGGMLYNLVRRNRPELPPLTGWPFESTADRITPLLFGFSGHVVPRPADWPAWARITGYWQLDPPRDAEIAGGLRRFIETGTPPVFIGFGSYSSQDADRLTKIAREALRLTGQRGILSTGEPSPPAEEQPGDILTVGSISYSWLFPRMGPVVHHGGAGTTGAGLRAGVPNIVIPFTADQPFWAGRVRALGAGPEPIPLRKLTAARLAAAIDRALTDGAMCERCREIGKKIDGEDGVAKAVERITS